The Dyadobacter sandarakinus DNA window CAAAAGGTCGGCGGGTTCTACAATCGCTACCAGCCATTCCAGCATGAGACGCGGCACGGCGATGCCTCGGTAATATTCCAATTCCTAGGCCACATTTTCGGCGAACAGATCGAGATGGGTTATGATTACTTCAAAATCCTGCTCGAACGTCCTACCCAAATCCTGCCGATCCTGTGCCTGGTCAGCGAGGAGCGTGGAACCGGAAAGACCACGTTTCTGCATTTTGTCAAATCCATTTTCGGCGAAAACATGACAATCAACAGCAATGAGGATTTCCGTTCCAACTTCAACATCGAATGGGCGCAGAAACTGGTCATCGGCGTGGACGAAACGTTCTTGGATAGAAAGGAGGATTCGGAGCGGATCAAGAATCTGAGCACGGCCAGGTTTTACAAAGTTGAGGCAAAAGGCCATGACCGGCAGGAAGTGGAATTTTTCGGAAAATTCGTTTTGTGTAGCAACAATGAAGATCATTTCATCATCGCCGAGCCCGGGGAAATCCGGTACTGGGTGAGAAAGGTGCCACCACTAAAATCAGAGAACCACCACCTGCTTGCCCAGCTACGGGCCCAGATCCCGTTCTTTCTGCATTTTCTGGTGAGCCGTGACTTCGTTCATCCCAGTAAAACAAGAATGTGGTTTACCGCTGATCAAATTGCAACACCTGCATTGAAAAAGCTGCTGAACCAAAATCGGAATAAGCTGGAAGTGGAGATCGCCCATATCCTGCTGACGATCGCAGACGAAAAGGAGCTGGACGAAATCCGGTTTTGCACCGGCGATGTCCAGGACTGGCTCAATAAAAAGCACATCCGTTTCAAAGACCTCTCACAGATCAAGCGGATCCTGCAAAATGCCTGGAAGTTGAGCCCGGCGAGTAATTCACTGACTTACCCGCAATACAAATTTTTAACCGAAGGTTCCATCTTCGAGCAGACCGGCAAGGGCAGGTTCTATACCCTATCCCGAAGACTTATAAATGAGCTCAACGAATTGCCCTAATTTTTGATGCTTTGATGCGCATCATATTTAATTAATTGATTAATAAATAATTACAGCGCATCAAAATCCGCATCAACGCGCATTAATCCCAAAATAGCGATGCGGCCCCTGATGCATTTTGATGCTTTTCTGATGCGGACATAAATAGCTAAAAACCAATCAGTTATAGGTTCTCCGCATCAATTCATCAATTTTTTCACGTTCAAACCCCAGTAATTATGACTTGCGAGCAAGCCAAAGAGATACCTATCATCGAGCTTCTCAGAAGCTGCAATATTCAGCCCGACCATATTCGCGGAAGTGATCACTGGTACCTGTCACCATTCCGGAAAGAGAACACGCCTTCATTCAAAGTGAACACTAGGTTGAACCTCTATTTTGATCACGGGAGCGGTCAGGGAGGCGATATTATCGATCTGGGCAAGAAGCTTTATGAATGCGATACCAAAGAGCTACTGCGGAAATTGGAGTCAGGAAATTTTTCCTTTCACCAGCAACCGGGCTTAGAAAGGCTACTGCATATACGCCAAAGCATTATCCCAGCAGATAACCAGGACGGCATCCAAGTTACGGCTATCAAGGATTTAGGTAGCACCCCCGCGATTAGCAGATACCTGGAATCCCGCGCCATAGACCTTGCTGTAGCCAGGAAATTCTTGAAGGAGATTTACTATGATGTTGGAGGCAAAAGTTACTTCGCTGCCGGGTTTGAGAATAGGGCTGGCGGCTATGAATTGCGGAGCCAATACTTCAAAGGGTCTACATCTCCCAAGGACATCACGCATATCCAAAATGTGGCAAAGTCGGTTTGCGTGCTGGAAGGGTTTATCGATTTCCTCTCCCTGCTTTCACAGCGAAAACCGGAGCCTATCCTGAGTGATTTCCTGATCCTGAATTCAGTCGCCCTGGCGGATCGGGCAATCAGCATCGCCAAGAACTATGAAAACGTGTTCATCTATCCAGACAATGATCCAGCCGGTCGGAAGGTGATCGAAACATTTCAGAAAGCCGGCATCGAGCCAGTTGATCTCTCACACAGCTACCGGCAATATAAGGATCTCAATGAGAT harbors:
- a CDS encoding toprim domain-containing protein translates to MTCEQAKEIPIIELLRSCNIQPDHIRGSDHWYLSPFRKENTPSFKVNTRLNLYFDHGSGQGGDIIDLGKKLYECDTKELLRKLESGNFSFHQQPGLERLLHIRQSIIPADNQDGIQVTAIKDLGSTPAISRYLESRAIDLAVARKFLKEIYYDVGGKSYFAAGFENRAGGYELRSQYFKGSTSPKDITHIQNVAKSVCVLEGFIDFLSLLSQRKPEPILSDFLILNSVALADRAISIAKNYENVFIYPDNDPAGRKVIETFQKAGIEPVDLSHSYRQYKDLNEMLMAEKIPENSLKKQQIYKRSRGIGF
- a CDS encoding primase-helicase family protein, which produces MKDNPVYLRIGTSYFKKVNRPLSSGDTISSLIPWSAECIRLDHSRDYLKDRVDCFDGFCFVPSHLDYQQKVGGFYNRYQPFQHETRHGDASVIFQFLGHIFGEQIEMGYDYFKILLERPTQILPILCLVSEERGTGKTTFLHFVKSIFGENMTINSNEDFRSNFNIEWAQKLVIGVDETFLDRKEDSERIKNLSTARFYKVEAKGHDRQEVEFFGKFVLCSNNEDHFIIAEPGEIRYWVRKVPPLKSENHHLLAQLRAQIPFFLHFLVSRDFVHPSKTRMWFTADQIATPALKKLLNQNRNKLEVEIAHILLTIADEKELDEIRFCTGDVQDWLNKKHIRFKDLSQIKRILQNAWKLSPASNSLTYPQYKFLTEGSIFEQTGKGRFYTLSRRLINELNELP